A portion of the Pedobacter cryoconitis genome contains these proteins:
- a CDS encoding helix-turn-helix transcriptional regulator, with amino-acid sequence MNRIDRLSAILIQLQSRRTIRAQDIANRFEISLRTVYRDIRSLEEAGIPIIGEAGVGYSLTDGYRLPPVMFTREEATAFITAEKLVVNLTDTANGSSYSNALYKIRAVLKSADKDYLENLDDKIEVFKATHVSPALHAHHNPLQSILNAIAGKNVMQLNYFAYYRQEHTSRLIEPVGVFYLDNYWHLIAYCREREAYRDFRFDRITDLSTCPELYNDRHPSLKNYLRDMFKEIKLEEVIIKVDQYAYPYLGQQKYYHGYVTENQLEDGIEIQFLTNSLEGFARWFIAFADHAVVLQPEALLARVRCIYAGIGEKLA; translated from the coding sequence ATGAACCGAATAGACCGCCTCTCTGCTATACTCATTCAATTGCAATCACGCAGAACGATCAGAGCACAGGATATTGCTAACCGTTTTGAAATTAGCTTGCGAACAGTATATCGGGACATAAGATCTCTGGAAGAAGCTGGAATACCAATTATTGGTGAAGCAGGGGTGGGATATTCACTGACAGATGGCTACAGGTTACCGCCGGTGATGTTTACCCGTGAAGAAGCTACAGCATTCATTACTGCAGAAAAGCTAGTCGTAAATCTCACTGATACTGCGAATGGTAGTTCTTACAGCAACGCGCTTTATAAGATAAGAGCTGTTTTGAAAAGTGCAGATAAAGATTACCTTGAAAATCTGGATGACAAAATAGAGGTATTTAAGGCTACGCATGTATCACCAGCACTTCATGCGCATCATAACCCTTTACAAAGTATCTTGAATGCCATTGCAGGGAAAAACGTAATGCAATTAAATTATTTTGCCTACTACAGGCAAGAACATACATCAAGGCTGATTGAACCAGTTGGTGTATTTTATCTGGATAACTACTGGCATCTGATTGCTTATTGCAGAGAAAGAGAAGCGTATAGAGATTTTCGTTTTGACAGGATCACAGATCTTAGTACATGCCCGGAACTCTATAATGACCGTCATCCATCGCTGAAAAATTATCTCCGTGATATGTTTAAAGAGATTAAGTTGGAAGAAGTGATTATAAAAGTTGACCAGTATGCTTATCCATATCTTGGACAGCAAAAGTATTATCATGGATATGTAACTGAAAATCAGCTGGAGGATGGCATTGAAATACAGTTTCTCACTAATTCTTTAGAGGGTTTTGCCCGTTGGTTTATTGCTTTCGCTGATCACGCTGTTGTTTTACAACCAGAGGCATTGCTGGCCAGAGTGAGATGTATTTATGCTGGTATTGGTGAAAAACTCGCTTAA
- a CDS encoding DinB family protein, producing MTSTIQNLLKELTEESIVTRKMLERTPADQLDWQPHEKSMSISKLAGHIAELPGWVSMTLKTDGLNFADQGYQAPVWNSNSELLEIFEKSLAEAVATLQTTKEEDLLPNWTLKNGEQVLMSKTKGEVIRHSMSQIVHHRAQLGVYLRLLDIPLPGSYGPSADDPNL from the coding sequence ATGACGTCAACTATTCAAAACTTACTAAAAGAACTAACCGAGGAATCGATAGTTACCCGTAAAATGCTGGAACGTACTCCAGCTGATCAGCTGGATTGGCAGCCGCATGAAAAAAGTATGTCTATCAGTAAATTGGCTGGACATATTGCTGAATTACCAGGTTGGGTGAGCATGACTTTGAAAACGGATGGACTAAATTTTGCAGACCAGGGTTATCAGGCGCCAGTGTGGAATTCTAATTCAGAATTACTTGAAATCTTTGAAAAATCATTGGCTGAAGCAGTGGCAACGCTGCAAACTACAAAAGAAGAAGATTTATTGCCAAACTGGACATTAAAAAATGGGGAGCAGGTGCTGATGTCAAAAACAAAAGGGGAAGTTATCCGGCATTCTATGAGTCAGATTGTTCACCATCGTGCTCAGTTAGGCGTTTATCTTCGTTTATTGGATATCCCTCTTCCGGGTAGTTATGGGCCAAGTGCAGATGATCCGAATTTATAA